The Elephas maximus indicus isolate mEleMax1 chromosome 17, mEleMax1 primary haplotype, whole genome shotgun sequence DNA segment gtcatatatacccatttcacttgtttttccaggtctttgttgtaacaggAATGAAATGAAGCATTTGAGTATTCCTCCATCTTTGCCCTGTCTCCAAGATTGTCAAATTCCTGAGAACAGAAAATTGTGTTTTGCATTGTATCATGTTTCTTGGTCTGTAGTTATATATTTCTTGTTTTTGTGCCATAGTTGATCCTgaatcattgtgaccctataggagagaatagaacttcctcctacggtttcctaggctgtaatttttacagaagcagatcaccagatttttccttctgtggagtggctggtgggtttgaactgctgaccttttggttggcagccttgtGCTTTACCAATTATGCCACCAAGTGTTCTCAtgtaattattaataaaattttcCACAGTTTATTGATTATTCTGTTACTAAGTTTTTGAACTTCTTCCTCAAATTTGCAAAAATGACTTTAAATATATTAAAGCCGTGAATCTATCAGTAATTAAAACATATAAAGTTAATTCAATAAAGTAAATAATTGCAATTATTGTATTTGTTAATTGTAATTATTATATGAAAAGGATATAACATTTAATAAGTATTTtgaatcaatatttaaaaatatgtttatatctCACAATGTAATTCAGTCTCTATAGGGAATTAAAATGATCTGTATGTTTCtggttttttaaaacaattctcttgtacttttagaagaaaaagagGCATTATATTTCCATGTTAGGCTTGTTAGGAACTCATTGTAATATCTGAAAGTTGCTCCCATTCAGATCCTACATTGAAATACTCCAAGTATTACTGTTTTATGAGCACAACGTGATATCTAAATACTGTTAGTAGAGATCATTGTGGGGGGCGGGGTTTAATCTTATACcttaggttgttttcatgatTTTCTCTATATCCCTTATGGGAGATCACTTTCAAAAACATATTCAATCtatattttcaatgttttttgaaattttgaattttttaaaatttaaatattttaccaTGAAGCCTGTTGGAGCTCTAACAACATCTTTGTTTGAAATCCATAATGAAATAAGAGAAATAAATTATACTTAGGTGAGGATATTAAATATTTGAGAGCCAATGGAGAAAAGGGAAAACTCTAATTGCTTCTTTTCCCAAGAGTTGATACCCGTGAGATACGAATCTAGTGAGAGGTCATTATGATTGTTTGTTTATAGTTAGACCCTTAACATCTATACCCAGAGTATAAATTCTTTCTGTCATATCTGCCAACCAGTGCAAAGAGTCTGATGGCATTGGGCATCAGCATCATAAGAGATCAAGAACAATGACTCAAAATAAATGTCAAAGGAGACTTAGGTGATGCCTCCCTCAACATCAAAGAGTACTGGAAGGTTAGTATTCAGAACTGTCCACTGGGATCCTCAGAATCATTTTCCCCTTCAgaacaacagagaagaaaaatgtaCAGCACTGATATCTTTAGGAAGTATGCAATACTTGTTGGGAAATaagaaattataataaaagtAATTTGTTGTTAGAtgatacaaatttttgaatggcATGAAAATTGGTCTGAACTTTATAGAACATGGAGAATATTGATGACTTTTAGGAGTTTAATATTTAGTAAAATAATTGTGAATCTCTGTATTAGTATTAATGTCAAAAGGACCAACAGGAAAGtgacactaagaaaaaaaaattatggtcatCATTATGGGAATGAAAATGGGCAAATGAAAGATACTTTAGAAACTCAACAGATTGCAACTAAAACAATACTAATATTTATGAACTTCTTGCCAACAGCCAATACTAAGCACCTTCCAAACTTGTTTTATTTAGCTTTTGTATCACTACCAAGAGATAGATATTaatatctctgtttttttttttgagacttggAGAATGAAAGTAGTTTGCCCAAAGCCATACAGTAAGTATGAGACTGAGCTGAGATTTGAGCACTGAACTGTCTAACCATATCAGTGCTCATTAAACTAATAAAATCATAAAATGCTGGAATTGAAAGAGGTATTAGAGATGATATAGTCAATCTCCATCCAGAGATTTTGTTCTTGAACAATGTGTATGCTAAGTGGTTATTCAGGCTATTCAGGCTAACTGTTCTAATTGTGAGTATCTAGTTGCACATTTGGCAGCAGATTTCATTTCTGGATATGTCTGACTGCTAGAATATTATTCTTTGTTGTAAAACAAAATACTTCCCTCCATAGTTTCCAGTAGTTTGTTTTACTTCAGTCTCTTGAAGACATATAAAAAcaatccaaaaaacccattgccctcaagtcaattccaactcctagcagccctgtagaacagagtagaactgcctcacagggtttccgaggctgtaatctgtacagagcAGGCTGCTACATatttctctcatggagcggctggtggattcaacctactaatctttcagtcagcagccaaccaaaaaacaaaaaaaaaaacaaactaaacctgttgccatagagtcaattcctactcacagcgaccgtataggacacagtgtttccaaggagcagttggtggtttcaaattgccaatcttctgattatcagctgagctcttaaccactgcatcaccaggacttcaTTAAAAAGAGTGTATCATCTCTTAAGTATAgcaatattttaaacatttgaaGATAGCTTTCAAatgttacatgtatttttttgcAAGTTGTATATCCCTAGTTCTTTTAGCTATTTTTTGAAGCAAAaggtttctaaatatttttcctAAAATTGTCTATATTCCATGTATTGTATTACAGCTGAACAGTTTTTACTTAAATCTTAAGTAGGACTATGAATTTCCGTTTTATAGAATCTGTTTTCTTTGCAAACATAGACTAAAGATATATGTTTGTAAAATTCTACAAATCACACTGTTGACTAGTATTGTACTTAGACTGAATTCCAGTGTATGTTGCATGTGCTCTATTAATCCACATCTCTGCAATCTTTAACTTCTGTAGTAAACATACATAGAATATGTGATTATAATATCTAACCAGCATAAAAGACATGTTATATTTGTCTTCCACAACCCTTCATATGTTTCAGTAATATGCATAGTCTTCTAACCTCTACCACTTCCGCCATGAAATCAAATTAAGGTAGTAGACCAATCATATCTACTGCTTTCCAGGCCACAGGGGAGGAATACGTGACCTAACATTAATTAGGTCATTATATTAATCCTCTGGGATTGTTCAATTAGAAAGAGTAGAAAACAATTCCTCCCTCTTAGGGAGGCTGTTGAGCTATAAGTGCAGGATCAACAGGGCGGTTATGGCCCTGCCTTGTAGTCTGTGTGAAGAAGGCTGGGACAAAGAGCCACAAAGTCTCAAGATGAAAAGGTCTTTGTAGCTTTCCTGTCCTTTAGCTATTTTGAGTTAGGGTTCTAGTAAGAAAAATAACTCACACTAGGATTAGTAATTTCCACAGATTTATGAACCCTGTTTATTGATTATAAAAAACTTTCACTACTATTCCTTAttcagagtcaaatgaaaatataaatattatgcCTTTTAATATTTGTGACaatatatagaaatagaatatgggagcaaaagaaaaaaatattgagaaaaaatCACTAGTAACATTCCTTCTGACTGACTATAAAAACTCacaaatttgtgttttctcttaaaAATTTATAAGATATCTTAATTTATAAGATACTTGAAGTCTGTAGTTCCTCCTGTGGTCAACCATCATCAATGGATTTTCCAGAGTTACAGGAGAGACTCAAAAGACCTCTGGAATATTTCTCTCTTCTGATGAGGGAGAAAATAAGGATCTCCACCAAATTGCtttctcccctccacacacatacatacacatgggCAAATGCtcatacacacatactcacacacacatataacattGGAATTACTTTCTCTGTTTTAGAACCAGCTGGGAGGATAATGGACCATAGAAATCATTCTTCAGTAACTGAGTTCATCCTCTTTGGGCTAACAGAATATCCTGAACTCCAGCTgcccctcttcttcctcttcctaggAATCTATGTGGTCACAGTGGTGGGGAACCTGGGCATGATCACACTCATTGGACTCAGTTCTCACCTGCATACTcccatgtactatttcctcagcAATTTGTCCTTCATTGATCTGTGCCAGTCCACTGTGATTACCCCCAAAATGCTGGTGAATTTCGTGACAGAGAAGAACATTATCTCCCACCCTGAATGCATGACTCAGctctatttctttattatttttgctaTTGCAGAGTGTCACATGCTGGCTGCAATGGCATATGACCGCTATGTTGCCATCTGTAATCCCTTGCTTTATAATGTTGTCATGTCTTATCACGTCTGCTTCTGGCTTACAATGGCGGTATATATTCTGGGCATCATTGAATCTACAATTCATACAGGCTTTATATTGAAACTCTTTTTCTGCAGTACCACTGTGGTTAACCATTATTTCTGTGATCTCTTTCCACTCCTGAAGTTATCCTGCTCCAGCATCTATATCAATGAATTATTGGTTCTGAGTCTGAGTGCATTTAACATCTTGACTCCTGCCTTAACCATCCTTGTCTCCTACATCTTCATCATTAGCAGCATTCTCCATATTCGCTCCACTGAGGGCAGGTCCAAAGCCTTTAGCACTTGCAGCTCCCACATCTCAGCTGTTACAATCTTTTATGGTTCCACAGCATTCATGTACCTGCAGCCATCAAATGTCAGCTCCATGGACCAAGGCAAAGTGTCTTCTGTTTTCTATACTATTGTTGTGCCCATGCTGAACCCCatgatctacagcctgaggaataacGATGTCAAATTTGCCCTGAAGAAAATTCTAGAAAGTAGAGCATACTCATGAATCAATGCTATCTTGTCCTATCAGTAATAGATATTTGGTTTGCTGATATATATAATTTGTTCAGCTAAATTTTGAAGTTTGTGGTTTTCTTGATACTTCTtctcctacataaaaaaaaaaaaccaaaattctcCTTCAGACCACCACTTTCTACAAGTCTGTATTACAATGACTATATAGAAATATGGAGAATAAAATGAAAGGCTGTTTAGAATTATAGGAACTACGGTTTCATTGTTCAATAATAATACAACCAAACAAAAAGATGATGAAAGTAGCATATATTATTGAGATATTACAAAATGTCAAACCCTGTACAAAACACCTTAATGCATCACTTTAATATTTAGAATATTCTCCCAGGGAAAATACTAGTAGTATTCTCCTCTTAAAGGTGAAGAAATTTAATCTTAGAGAGTTTTCTTAACCTATCTCAAGCCTCAAACAATTAATAATTAAGCCTGGAAACAAACCTGAGAAGTTCCACTCCGAGATTCATGATTTTACTCAAAGTGTAACTGTAGGAGGTATAAAGACTCCCTAAGGATTTTCTACACCAAGTATCACTAGCTCCCTATATGACTGTGCTGCTGTCCTCTGAATACACTTCATTAAAATTTCACCTTTTTTGACAtagtgaaaataataaaaattcttcAGATCTGCACTGATCAAAGCAAAATGGAGCACAACTAGGAACTTCTTCATTATGGAGACTCCAATCATATGTGATATCAACTACTTGTGTAAAAGCAAACCAGATAAGATTATTTTATCTTCATACCAGTAATGACTTGGTTGTTTTTGAGTCAACTCCTCATAAAAGCCACAAACCCAGCTAAGTTGTATGACTTCcatgatgttgttttttttttggccccaTAATTTTCAAAATCACCCTTTCATATAAGTATTACCTTGAAAACACTTCTTCTTTCACCTCATTTTATTGCTTTTTGATTCAGAATATTTAAGATCTTGCATCTGTGACTTTATATGATCATTGAAATACTCAAATGCCTTATGGATAGGTATCTCCTCATATCAAATCATCTTACTCATTATTGACAGATTAACATTCTTTGAATGCTTTTCTGTGTTATTCATCTGATGCGACAACTTGAACAGTTTACCAATTATAGGACAAAATATATGATGTCTTTAAAGTGCCTTGCCATCCTTATCTTCCTTCATCCATTCGTTCATTGTGGCAAGTCATTCATTCTCAAAGAACCCTTGTATTTATTATttgacataataataataatatatatgagAGAAATGGCCACAATTACAACTCCAGTCTTAAGCCTGCTTCCTAGTCCAGAGCTCTGTACAACAGGCTCTTATAAAAACAAAGAGACTAACATCAGACAAGCAAATGTAGTTCTGTCGGGTAGACTGAACGACTGTGACTTGATCTCATATAGAAAATACAAACTACATAAAAGGCAATGACCTCATAAAGAAGGAGGGAAAAAGCCTGTGCAAATAAAGAAATACATGTCATCTTAGGGTAATGCAATCAAGCTACACATGGAACTCAAAGCAACCTGGAAGGAGGCAAGGATAGCAGAATAGGCAAAAGATAGTACATGAGCATCACTAAGTCACTATAATAATTCAGACTTTATTTTATAGGTGAGTACAGCccctcaaaaatttttttaatcagggAAGTGCCATATGTTAGTAATATCATAGTTAAACTGTTGTAGAAGATGGATGGAAAGACAATGAG contains these protein-coding regions:
- the LOC126061101 gene encoding putative olfactory receptor 8G2 → MDHRNHSSVTEFILFGLTEYPELQLPLFFLFLGIYVVTVVGNLGMITLIGLSSHLHTPMYYFLSNLSFIDLCQSTVITPKMLVNFVTEKNIISHPECMTQLYFFIIFAIAECHMLAAMAYDRYVAICNPLLYNVVMSYHVCFWLTMAVYILGIIESTIHTGFILKLFFCSTTVVNHYFCDLFPLLKLSCSSIYINELLVLSLSAFNILTPALTILVSYIFIISSILHIRSTEGRSKAFSTCSSHISAVTIFYGSTAFMYLQPSNVSSMDQGKVSSVFYTIVVPMLNPMIYSLRNNDVKFALKKILESRAYS